In Zingiber officinale cultivar Zhangliang chromosome 1A, Zo_v1.1, whole genome shotgun sequence, the DNA window CTCGCCGTAGTTTTTTGCACTATCTTCCCGAGTGCTATAGCAGCATGGACTTCCGCAGCGTTGACGACATAGAGAAGCCTGCGATTCATCCAACATCCAGTGGGCATTGCAAGGATTCAACAGGGAGGCAAAGGGGCATAGGTTTCTCTTCTTTCCTGCTCAAGCATGCTCGTTGCTCATTGGCGAGACTCTTTCGCCTTCTCGACGTCCAGGCGTGGAGGACTAATCGGCAGTTCGTCTCCGGAAGCAGAAGCAGGATGAGGCAGCCAACAGCCAAAGTATCT includes these proteins:
- the LOC121996780 gene encoding uncharacterized protein LOC121996780, whose product is MDFRSVDDIEKPAIHPTSSGHCKDSTGRQRGIGFSSFLLKHARCSLARLFRLLDVQAWRTNRQFVSGSRSRMRQPTAKVSCSIMTPQRAVAAGDAHLSEAIEDCIKFLNSSSKRSC